The following proteins are co-located in the Plasmodium vinckei vinckei genome assembly, chromosome: PVVCY_11 genome:
- a CDS encoding ribonuclease H2 subunit A, putative, with protein sequence MEPIVIDNLYEFENEEVRLGIDEAGRGPVLGPMVYSGFYCKKEDEKLLKEMKIDDSKKISESDREKMFYKLNNSTLPFGWRVHVLMPQDISAKMLKKQKYNLNEISHDTAISIIQHVLNRGCNLTEVFVDTVGKASVYEEKLQKLFPHIKCTVKEKADSLYPVVSAASICAKVTRDFLIKKWKYEEQIVNIDKGFGSGYPGDPVTKNFLKNNFDPIFGFPSIVRFSWSTADTMLENLGEKIEWYDEEESNNSKAIKRKIPFDYSKLQKPLINRSQFYSKNGLDLVSNL encoded by the coding sequence ATGGAGCCTATAGTCATTGACAATCTATACGAGTTTGAAAATGAGGAAGTGAGATTAGGAATTGATGAAGCGGGAAGAGGACCTGTATTAGGGCCTATGGTTTATTCTGGtttttattgtaaaaaagaagatgaaaaattattaaaagaaatgaaaATCGATGActccaaaaaaataagtgaAAGTGATAGAGagaaaatgttttataaattaaataattctaCACTTCCATTTGGATGGAGAGTACATGTGTTAATGCCACAAGATATAAGTGCAAAAATGTTaaagaaacaaaaatataatttaaatgaaatatcaCATGATACAGCTATATCTATAATTCAACATGTTTTAAATCGAGGTTGTAATTTAACCGAAGTATTTGTAGACACTGTTGGTAAAGCAAGTGtatatgaagaaaaattacaaaaattatttccaCATATAAAATGCACAGTTAAAGAAAAAGCCGATTCTTTATATCCAGTGGTTAGTGCTGCATCAATATGTGCTAAAGTTACACGTgactttttaataaaaaaatggaaatacgAAGAACAAATTGTTAATATAGATAAAGGATTTGGATCAGGATATCCAGGAGATCCAGTAactaaaaattttttaaaaaataatttcgaTCCAATTTTTGGCTTCCCAAGTATTGTACGTTTTAGTTGGTCAACTGCTGATACCATGTTAGAAAATTTAGGAGAAAAAATTGAATGGTatgatgaagaagaaaGCAACAATTCAAAAGctataaaaaggaaaattcCTTTTGATTATAGCAAATTACAAAAACCTTTAATTAATAGATCGCAGTTTTATTCGAAAAATGGATTAGATCTTGTTAGcaatttataa